A single region of the Malus sylvestris chromosome 8, drMalSylv7.2, whole genome shotgun sequence genome encodes:
- the LOC126631357 gene encoding protein NETWORKED 4A-like, protein MERTELKESDSTELDNGTTPDRSTSMWLVENLKEMDQRIKQMMKLIKEDGDSLPKNDEAFSQKKPELVEEFHRMYRSLAGCYEHLTKEAHKGFGDFEYGFDQRSPLLTPDAKHGLHKSGHQVVGLDISLSSDGSSPALSLKNGSESSSLTSLGSEPESLNSPVSNYLVPPSNVDLDNLRWQQEITELEN, encoded by the coding sequence ATGGAGAGAACAGAACTGAAGGAGTCAGATTCAACTGAATTGGACAATGGTACTACCCCAGATCGTTCTACTTCTATGTGGCTGGTAGAAAATCTTAAAGAGATGGACCAAAGGATTAAGCAAATGATGAAGCTGATCAAAGAAGATGGCGATTCTTTGCCAAAAAATGACGAAGCGTTTTCTCAGAAGAAGCCAGAATTGGTTGAGGAATTTCACAGAATGTATCGGTCGCTGGCTGGATGCTATGAACACTTGACCAAAGAAGCACATAAGGGGTTTGGGGATTTTGAATATGGTTTCGACCAACGTTCTCCTCTGCTGACTCCAGATGCTAAACATGGTCTGCACAAATCTGGCCATCAAGTTGTTGGGTTAGATATATCACTAAGCTCAGATGGTTCTAGTCCAGCTCTTTCTTTAAAGAATGGCAGCGAATCATCTTCCTTAACATCATTGGGATCTGAGCCAGAATCTCTTAACTCCCCCGTCAGCAATTACTTGGTTCCACCTTCGAACGTTGATTTGGACAACCTAAGATGGCAGCAGGAGATTACTGAGCTTGAAAATTGA
- the LOC126631356 gene encoding probable ubiquitin-conjugating enzyme E2 37: MPRSKVQKESCTPKGSSTLRFRYPRYPFQPPSVTFTKPIYHPNINTGGWICLDILNLPPNEAWQLSLNISTVLTSIGLLLSEPNPDDGLMCEASREFKYNRQAFDQKARSMTQKYAQASASGSVCDSQSQPPSSANPFTVLLEVKASIHESKHEVDESVVSSNKKVIRGSRKLSLECSGQIQKNGCLRERK; encoded by the coding sequence ATGCCCAGATCAAAGGTCCAGAAGGAATCGTGTACACCGAAAGGTTCTTCAACATTAAGATTCAGATACCCGAGGTACCCGTTTCAGCCTCCGAGTGTGACATTTACGAAGCCAATTTACCATCCGAATATCAACACCGGAGGCTGGATTTGCCTTGACATTCTCAATCTTCCTCCGAATGAGGCATGGCAACTATCATTGAATATTTCAACTGTGCTTACAAGCATTGGGTTGTTATTGAGTGAACCCAATCCAGATGATGGCCTCATGTGTGAAGCGAGTAGGGAATTCAAATACAATAGGCAAGCTTTCGACCAGAAAGCTCGATCTATGACTCAGAAATATGCCCAGGCTTCCGCTTCTGGGAGTGTTTGTGACTCTCAATCTCAACCTCCAAGCAGCGCAAATCCATTCACGGTGCTGCTGGAGGTAAAAGCTTCAATCCATGAGTCAAAACATGAAGTAGATGAGTCTGTTGTGAGTAGTAATAAAAAGGTAATTAGGGGTAGCAGGAAGCTGTCGCTGGAGTGTTCAGGCCAAATCCAGAAAAATGGATGTTTGCgggaaaggaaatga